A stretch of the Malus sylvestris chromosome 10, drMalSylv7.2, whole genome shotgun sequence genome encodes the following:
- the LOC126586569 gene encoding copper-transporting ATPase RAN1-like isoform X1, which translates to MAPSPRYLQLTQVSAGDRKSMVAAGDFGDSEDVRLLDSYENSEGVEAGMKRVQVRVSGMTCAACSNSVEGALQSVNGVLTASVALLQNRADVVFDPRLIKDENIKKAIEDAGFDAEVILEPSASGTKPHATLLGQFSIGGMTCTACVNSVEGILKGLPGVKRAVVALATSLGEVEYDPTLISKDDIVNAIEDAGFDASLVQSSEQDKIILGVAGVFSEMDAQMLEAIIINLNGVRHFRFDRISSELEILFDPEVVTSRSLVDGIHEASNEKFKLQVANPYTRMTSKDIGEASNIFRLFLSSLLLSIPIFFIRVVCPHIPLLYSLLLRRCGPFEMGDWLKWALVSVVQFVIGKRFYVAAARALRNGSTNMDVLVALGTSASYFYSVCALLYGAVTGFWSPTYFETSAMLITFVLLGKYLECLAKGKTSDAIKKLIELAPATALLLVKDKGGKVIGEREIDALLIQPGDVLKVLPGTKVPADGMVVWGSSYVNESMVTGEAIPVSKEVNSLVIGGTINLHGALHIQITKVGSDTVLSQIINLVETAQMSKAPIQKFADFVASIFVPTVVALALLTLLGWYTAGAFGAYPEEWLPENGNHFVFALMFSISVVVIACPCALGLATPTAVMVATGVGANNGVLIKGGDALERAQKIKYVIFDKTGTLTQGKATVTTVKVFTGMDRGEFLKLVASAEASSEHPLAKAIVEYARHFHFFDEPSVADDAPNKNKDTTISGWLFDASEFSALPGRGIQCFIDGKLILVGNRKLMTESGINIPTHVENFVVELEESAKTGIIVAYEGNLLGVLGVADPLKREAAIVIEGLHKMGVIPVMVTGDNRRTAQAVAKEVGIQDVRAEVMPAGKADAVCSFQKDGSIVAMVGDGINDSPALAASDVGMAIGAGTDIAIEAADYVLMRNNLEDVITAIDLSRKTFTRIRLNYVFAMAYNVIAIPIAAGVFFPSLGIMLPPWAAGACMAMSSVSVVCSSLLLRRYRKPRLTAILEIVVE; encoded by the exons ATGGCGCCGAGTCCCAGATACCTCCAGCTTACCCAAGTCTCCGCCGGAGATCGGAAGTCGATGGTTGCCGCCGGCGACTTCGGTGATTCGGAGGACGTGAGGCTCCTGGATTCCTATGAGAATTCGGAGGGAGTTGAAGCGGGGATGAAGAGGGTTCAAGTCAGAGTCTCTGGTATGACATGTGCTGCTTGCTCGAATTCTGTCGAAGGTGCTCTGCAGAGCGTGAATGGGGTTCTCACGGCCTCCGTGGCGTTGCTCCAGAACAGGGCCGATGTGGTTTTCGATCCGAGATTGATCAAG GATGAAAACATCAAGAAAGCAATTGAAGATGCTGGGTTTGACGCAGAGGTTATACTTGAACCCAGTGCAAGCGGAACAAAGCCACATGCTACCCTGTTGGGCCAGTTCTCAATTGGAGGTATGACCTGTACAGCCTGTGTGAACTCTGTTGAAGGTATTCTAAAAGGGCTTCCTGGAGTCAAAAGAGCCGTAGTAGCTCTGGCTACTTCACTGGGGGAAGTGGAGTATGATCCTACATTAATTAGTAAAGATGATATAGTGAATGCCATTGAAGATGCTGGTTTTGATGCATCACTTGTACAGAGTAGCGAACAAGATAAAATCATACTGGGAGTTGCTGGTGTATTCAGTGAGATGGATGCACAGATGTTAGAAGCCATAATTATCAACTTGAACGGTGTGAGACATTTTCGTTTTGACAGGATTTCAAGCGAACTTGAAATTCTCTTTGATCCTGAAGTTGTTACTTCTAGATCCTTGGTTGATGGGATTCATGAGGCCAGCAATGAGAAATTTAAACTACAAGTGGCAAACCCTTATACAAGAATGACTTCTAAAGACATCGGTGAAGCTTCAAATATTTTTCGGCTATTTCTTTCCAGTCTGCTTCTCAGT ATTCCTATCTTTTTCATTCGAGTAGTTTGTCCCCATATTCCGCTTCTGTATTCATTACTGCTCCGGAGATGTGGGCCCTTTGAAATGGGTGATTGGTTGAAATGGGCGCTGGTCAGTGTTGTTCAGTTTGTTATTGGGAAGCGCTTCTATGTTGCAGCTGCCAGAGCTCTACGAAATGGTTCAACCAACATGGATGTTTTGGTTGCATTGGGAACTTCGGCCTCTTACTTCTATTCTGTATGCGCTCTTCTATATGGTGCAGTCACTGGGTTCTGGTCTCCAACTTACTTTGAAACAAGTGCCATGCTAATAACATTTGTACTTTTGGGGAAGTATCTGGAGTGTCTTGCAAAGGGAAAAACTTCAGATGCCATCAAGAAATTGATAGAACTTGCTCCAGCTACAGCATTGTTGCTTGTCAAAGACAAAG GTGGGAAAGTCATTGGAGAAAGGGAAATTGATGCCTTGCTAATTCAGCCCGGGGATGTGTTAAAAGTTCTTCCTGGTACAAAGGTTCCTGCTGATGGTATGGTTGTGTGGGGTTCAAGCTATGTCAATGAGAGTATGGTGACTGGTGAAGCTATACCTGTTTCAAAGGAAGTAAATTCATTAGTTATTGGAGGAACAATAAATTTACATGGCGCCCTTCACATACAAATTACAAAAGTTGGATCAGATACAGTTTTAAGTCAGATAATTAATTTGGTTGAGACTGCTCAGATGTCCAAAGCTCCTATTCAGAAATTTGCTGATTTT GTTGCTAGCATTTTTGTCCCTACTGTAGTTGCCTTGGCATTGTTGACATTATTGGGTTG GTATACTGCTGGAGCCTTTGGAGCTTACCCAGAAGAGTGGCTCCCTGAAAACGGAAATCACTTTGTATTTGCCCTTATGTTTTCCATATCAGTTGTGGTGATTGCATGTCCTTGTGCACTGGGCTTGGCAACACCAACTGCTGTCATGGTTGCGACGGGGGTTGGCGCTAATAATGGTGTGCTGATAAAAGGAGGAGATGCTTTGGAAAGAGCTCAGAAGATCAAGTATGTGATATTTGATAAAACAGGTACCCTGACCCAGGGAAAAGCTACGGTTACTACTGTAAAAGTTTTCACGGGAATGGATCGTGGAGAATTTCTTAAATTGGTGGCTTCTGCAGAG GCTAGCAGTGAACATCCACTGGCAAAAGCAATAGTGGAATATGCACGCCATTTTCACTTTTTTGATGAGCCTTCTGTAGCTGACGATGCACCGAACAAGAACAAAGACACCACAATTTCTGGATGGCTTTTTGATGCCTCAGAGTTCTCTGCTTTGCCCGGAAGAGGTATCCAGTGCTTTATAGATGGAAAACTTATTCTG GTCGGTAATAGGAAGCTGATGACTGAAAGTGGAATCAACATTCCTACACATGTAGAGAATTTTGTTGTAGAGCTGGAAGAAAGTGCAAAGACGGGCATAATTGTTGCATACGAAGGCAATTTACTTGGTGTTTTGGGGGTTGCGGACCCTCTAAAAAGAGAAGCTGCCATAGTAATCGAGGGACTTCATAAGATGGGTGTCATACCAGTCATGGTTACTGGGGATAATCGTCGGACAGCACAGGCTGTAGCTAAGGAG GTTGGCATTCAAGACGTGAGGGCAGAGGTAATGCCGGCTGGAAAAGCTGATGCTGTATGTTCATTCCAAAAAGATGGAAGTATAGTTGCTATGGTTGGTGATGGAATCAATGACTCACCTGCCCTAGCTGCTTCTGATGTTGGTATGGCGATCGGTGCAGGGACCGATATTGCAATTGAAGCAGCTGACTACGTGTTGATGAGAAATAACTTGGAAGACGTAATCACAGCCATTGATCTCTCAAGGAAGACCTTCACTCGTATTCGATTGAACTACGTGTTTGCCATGGCGTACAATGTGATCGCAATACCTATTGCTGCCGGGGTCTTCTTCCCATCACTGGGGATCATGTTGCCGCCGTGGGCGGCCGGTGCATGCATGGCCATGTCATCTGTTAGTGTTGTATGCTCTTCTTTGCTCCTTAGGAGATACAGAAAACCCAGACTTACGGCCATACTGGAAATAGTTGTAGAGtag
- the LOC126586569 gene encoding copper-transporting ATPase RAN1-like isoform X3 has translation MWKLSLKLSLIFSLFIQDENIKKAIEDAGFDAEVILEPSASGTKPHATLLGQFSIGGMTCTACVNSVEGILKGLPGVKRAVVALATSLGEVEYDPTLISKDDIVNAIEDAGFDASLVQSSEQDKIILGVAGVFSEMDAQMLEAIIINLNGVRHFRFDRISSELEILFDPEVVTSRSLVDGIHEASNEKFKLQVANPYTRMTSKDIGEASNIFRLFLSSLLLSIPIFFIRVVCPHIPLLYSLLLRRCGPFEMGDWLKWALVSVVQFVIGKRFYVAAARALRNGSTNMDVLVALGTSASYFYSVCALLYGAVTGFWSPTYFETSAMLITFVLLGKYLECLAKGKTSDAIKKLIELAPATALLLVKDKGGKVIGEREIDALLIQPGDVLKVLPGTKVPADGMVVWGSSYVNESMVTGEAIPVSKEVNSLVIGGTINLHGALHIQITKVGSDTVLSQIINLVETAQMSKAPIQKFADFVASIFVPTVVALALLTLLGWYTAGAFGAYPEEWLPENGNHFVFALMFSISVVVIACPCALGLATPTAVMVATGVGANNGVLIKGGDALERAQKIKYVIFDKTGTLTQGKATVTTVKVFTGMDRGEFLKLVASAEASSEHPLAKAIVEYARHFHFFDEPSVADDAPNKNKDTTISGWLFDASEFSALPGRGIQCFIDGKLILVGNRKLMTESGINIPTHVENFVVELEESAKTGIIVAYEGNLLGVLGVADPLKREAAIVIEGLHKMGVIPVMVTGDNRRTAQAVAKEVGIQDVRAEVMPAGKADAVCSFQKDGSIVAMVGDGINDSPALAASDVGMAIGAGTDIAIEAADYVLMRNNLEDVITAIDLSRKTFTRIRLNYVFAMAYNVIAIPIAAGVFFPSLGIMLPPWAAGACMAMSSVSVVCSSLLLRRYRKPRLTAILEIVVE, from the exons ATGTGGAAACTCTCTCTGAAACTCTCCTTGATCTTTT CTCTATTCATTCAGGATGAAAACATCAAGAAAGCAATTGAAGATGCTGGGTTTGACGCAGAGGTTATACTTGAACCCAGTGCAAGCGGAACAAAGCCACATGCTACCCTGTTGGGCCAGTTCTCAATTGGAGGTATGACCTGTACAGCCTGTGTGAACTCTGTTGAAGGTATTCTAAAAGGGCTTCCTGGAGTCAAAAGAGCCGTAGTAGCTCTGGCTACTTCACTGGGGGAAGTGGAGTATGATCCTACATTAATTAGTAAAGATGATATAGTGAATGCCATTGAAGATGCTGGTTTTGATGCATCACTTGTACAGAGTAGCGAACAAGATAAAATCATACTGGGAGTTGCTGGTGTATTCAGTGAGATGGATGCACAGATGTTAGAAGCCATAATTATCAACTTGAACGGTGTGAGACATTTTCGTTTTGACAGGATTTCAAGCGAACTTGAAATTCTCTTTGATCCTGAAGTTGTTACTTCTAGATCCTTGGTTGATGGGATTCATGAGGCCAGCAATGAGAAATTTAAACTACAAGTGGCAAACCCTTATACAAGAATGACTTCTAAAGACATCGGTGAAGCTTCAAATATTTTTCGGCTATTTCTTTCCAGTCTGCTTCTCAGT ATTCCTATCTTTTTCATTCGAGTAGTTTGTCCCCATATTCCGCTTCTGTATTCATTACTGCTCCGGAGATGTGGGCCCTTTGAAATGGGTGATTGGTTGAAATGGGCGCTGGTCAGTGTTGTTCAGTTTGTTATTGGGAAGCGCTTCTATGTTGCAGCTGCCAGAGCTCTACGAAATGGTTCAACCAACATGGATGTTTTGGTTGCATTGGGAACTTCGGCCTCTTACTTCTATTCTGTATGCGCTCTTCTATATGGTGCAGTCACTGGGTTCTGGTCTCCAACTTACTTTGAAACAAGTGCCATGCTAATAACATTTGTACTTTTGGGGAAGTATCTGGAGTGTCTTGCAAAGGGAAAAACTTCAGATGCCATCAAGAAATTGATAGAACTTGCTCCAGCTACAGCATTGTTGCTTGTCAAAGACAAAG GTGGGAAAGTCATTGGAGAAAGGGAAATTGATGCCTTGCTAATTCAGCCCGGGGATGTGTTAAAAGTTCTTCCTGGTACAAAGGTTCCTGCTGATGGTATGGTTGTGTGGGGTTCAAGCTATGTCAATGAGAGTATGGTGACTGGTGAAGCTATACCTGTTTCAAAGGAAGTAAATTCATTAGTTATTGGAGGAACAATAAATTTACATGGCGCCCTTCACATACAAATTACAAAAGTTGGATCAGATACAGTTTTAAGTCAGATAATTAATTTGGTTGAGACTGCTCAGATGTCCAAAGCTCCTATTCAGAAATTTGCTGATTTT GTTGCTAGCATTTTTGTCCCTACTGTAGTTGCCTTGGCATTGTTGACATTATTGGGTTG GTATACTGCTGGAGCCTTTGGAGCTTACCCAGAAGAGTGGCTCCCTGAAAACGGAAATCACTTTGTATTTGCCCTTATGTTTTCCATATCAGTTGTGGTGATTGCATGTCCTTGTGCACTGGGCTTGGCAACACCAACTGCTGTCATGGTTGCGACGGGGGTTGGCGCTAATAATGGTGTGCTGATAAAAGGAGGAGATGCTTTGGAAAGAGCTCAGAAGATCAAGTATGTGATATTTGATAAAACAGGTACCCTGACCCAGGGAAAAGCTACGGTTACTACTGTAAAAGTTTTCACGGGAATGGATCGTGGAGAATTTCTTAAATTGGTGGCTTCTGCAGAG GCTAGCAGTGAACATCCACTGGCAAAAGCAATAGTGGAATATGCACGCCATTTTCACTTTTTTGATGAGCCTTCTGTAGCTGACGATGCACCGAACAAGAACAAAGACACCACAATTTCTGGATGGCTTTTTGATGCCTCAGAGTTCTCTGCTTTGCCCGGAAGAGGTATCCAGTGCTTTATAGATGGAAAACTTATTCTG GTCGGTAATAGGAAGCTGATGACTGAAAGTGGAATCAACATTCCTACACATGTAGAGAATTTTGTTGTAGAGCTGGAAGAAAGTGCAAAGACGGGCATAATTGTTGCATACGAAGGCAATTTACTTGGTGTTTTGGGGGTTGCGGACCCTCTAAAAAGAGAAGCTGCCATAGTAATCGAGGGACTTCATAAGATGGGTGTCATACCAGTCATGGTTACTGGGGATAATCGTCGGACAGCACAGGCTGTAGCTAAGGAG GTTGGCATTCAAGACGTGAGGGCAGAGGTAATGCCGGCTGGAAAAGCTGATGCTGTATGTTCATTCCAAAAAGATGGAAGTATAGTTGCTATGGTTGGTGATGGAATCAATGACTCACCTGCCCTAGCTGCTTCTGATGTTGGTATGGCGATCGGTGCAGGGACCGATATTGCAATTGAAGCAGCTGACTACGTGTTGATGAGAAATAACTTGGAAGACGTAATCACAGCCATTGATCTCTCAAGGAAGACCTTCACTCGTATTCGATTGAACTACGTGTTTGCCATGGCGTACAATGTGATCGCAATACCTATTGCTGCCGGGGTCTTCTTCCCATCACTGGGGATCATGTTGCCGCCGTGGGCGGCCGGTGCATGCATGGCCATGTCATCTGTTAGTGTTGTATGCTCTTCTTTGCTCCTTAGGAGATACAGAAAACCCAGACTTACGGCCATACTGGAAATAGTTGTAGAGtag
- the LOC126586569 gene encoding copper-transporting ATPase RAN1-like isoform X2 has protein sequence MCCLLEFCRRCSAEREWGSHGLRGVAPEQGRCGFRSEIDQALFIQDENIKKAIEDAGFDAEVILEPSASGTKPHATLLGQFSIGGMTCTACVNSVEGILKGLPGVKRAVVALATSLGEVEYDPTLISKDDIVNAIEDAGFDASLVQSSEQDKIILGVAGVFSEMDAQMLEAIIINLNGVRHFRFDRISSELEILFDPEVVTSRSLVDGIHEASNEKFKLQVANPYTRMTSKDIGEASNIFRLFLSSLLLSIPIFFIRVVCPHIPLLYSLLLRRCGPFEMGDWLKWALVSVVQFVIGKRFYVAAARALRNGSTNMDVLVALGTSASYFYSVCALLYGAVTGFWSPTYFETSAMLITFVLLGKYLECLAKGKTSDAIKKLIELAPATALLLVKDKGGKVIGEREIDALLIQPGDVLKVLPGTKVPADGMVVWGSSYVNESMVTGEAIPVSKEVNSLVIGGTINLHGALHIQITKVGSDTVLSQIINLVETAQMSKAPIQKFADFVASIFVPTVVALALLTLLGWYTAGAFGAYPEEWLPENGNHFVFALMFSISVVVIACPCALGLATPTAVMVATGVGANNGVLIKGGDALERAQKIKYVIFDKTGTLTQGKATVTTVKVFTGMDRGEFLKLVASAEASSEHPLAKAIVEYARHFHFFDEPSVADDAPNKNKDTTISGWLFDASEFSALPGRGIQCFIDGKLILVGNRKLMTESGINIPTHVENFVVELEESAKTGIIVAYEGNLLGVLGVADPLKREAAIVIEGLHKMGVIPVMVTGDNRRTAQAVAKEVGIQDVRAEVMPAGKADAVCSFQKDGSIVAMVGDGINDSPALAASDVGMAIGAGTDIAIEAADYVLMRNNLEDVITAIDLSRKTFTRIRLNYVFAMAYNVIAIPIAAGVFFPSLGIMLPPWAAGACMAMSSVSVVCSSLLLRRYRKPRLTAILEIVVE, from the exons ATGTGCTGCTTGCTCGAATTCTGTCGAAGGTGCTCTGCAGAGCGTGAATGGGGTTCTCACGGCCTCCGTGGCGTTGCTCCAGAACAGGGCCGATGTGGTTTTCGATCCGAGATTGATCAAG CTCTATTCATTCAGGATGAAAACATCAAGAAAGCAATTGAAGATGCTGGGTTTGACGCAGAGGTTATACTTGAACCCAGTGCAAGCGGAACAAAGCCACATGCTACCCTGTTGGGCCAGTTCTCAATTGGAGGTATGACCTGTACAGCCTGTGTGAACTCTGTTGAAGGTATTCTAAAAGGGCTTCCTGGAGTCAAAAGAGCCGTAGTAGCTCTGGCTACTTCACTGGGGGAAGTGGAGTATGATCCTACATTAATTAGTAAAGATGATATAGTGAATGCCATTGAAGATGCTGGTTTTGATGCATCACTTGTACAGAGTAGCGAACAAGATAAAATCATACTGGGAGTTGCTGGTGTATTCAGTGAGATGGATGCACAGATGTTAGAAGCCATAATTATCAACTTGAACGGTGTGAGACATTTTCGTTTTGACAGGATTTCAAGCGAACTTGAAATTCTCTTTGATCCTGAAGTTGTTACTTCTAGATCCTTGGTTGATGGGATTCATGAGGCCAGCAATGAGAAATTTAAACTACAAGTGGCAAACCCTTATACAAGAATGACTTCTAAAGACATCGGTGAAGCTTCAAATATTTTTCGGCTATTTCTTTCCAGTCTGCTTCTCAGT ATTCCTATCTTTTTCATTCGAGTAGTTTGTCCCCATATTCCGCTTCTGTATTCATTACTGCTCCGGAGATGTGGGCCCTTTGAAATGGGTGATTGGTTGAAATGGGCGCTGGTCAGTGTTGTTCAGTTTGTTATTGGGAAGCGCTTCTATGTTGCAGCTGCCAGAGCTCTACGAAATGGTTCAACCAACATGGATGTTTTGGTTGCATTGGGAACTTCGGCCTCTTACTTCTATTCTGTATGCGCTCTTCTATATGGTGCAGTCACTGGGTTCTGGTCTCCAACTTACTTTGAAACAAGTGCCATGCTAATAACATTTGTACTTTTGGGGAAGTATCTGGAGTGTCTTGCAAAGGGAAAAACTTCAGATGCCATCAAGAAATTGATAGAACTTGCTCCAGCTACAGCATTGTTGCTTGTCAAAGACAAAG GTGGGAAAGTCATTGGAGAAAGGGAAATTGATGCCTTGCTAATTCAGCCCGGGGATGTGTTAAAAGTTCTTCCTGGTACAAAGGTTCCTGCTGATGGTATGGTTGTGTGGGGTTCAAGCTATGTCAATGAGAGTATGGTGACTGGTGAAGCTATACCTGTTTCAAAGGAAGTAAATTCATTAGTTATTGGAGGAACAATAAATTTACATGGCGCCCTTCACATACAAATTACAAAAGTTGGATCAGATACAGTTTTAAGTCAGATAATTAATTTGGTTGAGACTGCTCAGATGTCCAAAGCTCCTATTCAGAAATTTGCTGATTTT GTTGCTAGCATTTTTGTCCCTACTGTAGTTGCCTTGGCATTGTTGACATTATTGGGTTG GTATACTGCTGGAGCCTTTGGAGCTTACCCAGAAGAGTGGCTCCCTGAAAACGGAAATCACTTTGTATTTGCCCTTATGTTTTCCATATCAGTTGTGGTGATTGCATGTCCTTGTGCACTGGGCTTGGCAACACCAACTGCTGTCATGGTTGCGACGGGGGTTGGCGCTAATAATGGTGTGCTGATAAAAGGAGGAGATGCTTTGGAAAGAGCTCAGAAGATCAAGTATGTGATATTTGATAAAACAGGTACCCTGACCCAGGGAAAAGCTACGGTTACTACTGTAAAAGTTTTCACGGGAATGGATCGTGGAGAATTTCTTAAATTGGTGGCTTCTGCAGAG GCTAGCAGTGAACATCCACTGGCAAAAGCAATAGTGGAATATGCACGCCATTTTCACTTTTTTGATGAGCCTTCTGTAGCTGACGATGCACCGAACAAGAACAAAGACACCACAATTTCTGGATGGCTTTTTGATGCCTCAGAGTTCTCTGCTTTGCCCGGAAGAGGTATCCAGTGCTTTATAGATGGAAAACTTATTCTG GTCGGTAATAGGAAGCTGATGACTGAAAGTGGAATCAACATTCCTACACATGTAGAGAATTTTGTTGTAGAGCTGGAAGAAAGTGCAAAGACGGGCATAATTGTTGCATACGAAGGCAATTTACTTGGTGTTTTGGGGGTTGCGGACCCTCTAAAAAGAGAAGCTGCCATAGTAATCGAGGGACTTCATAAGATGGGTGTCATACCAGTCATGGTTACTGGGGATAATCGTCGGACAGCACAGGCTGTAGCTAAGGAG GTTGGCATTCAAGACGTGAGGGCAGAGGTAATGCCGGCTGGAAAAGCTGATGCTGTATGTTCATTCCAAAAAGATGGAAGTATAGTTGCTATGGTTGGTGATGGAATCAATGACTCACCTGCCCTAGCTGCTTCTGATGTTGGTATGGCGATCGGTGCAGGGACCGATATTGCAATTGAAGCAGCTGACTACGTGTTGATGAGAAATAACTTGGAAGACGTAATCACAGCCATTGATCTCTCAAGGAAGACCTTCACTCGTATTCGATTGAACTACGTGTTTGCCATGGCGTACAATGTGATCGCAATACCTATTGCTGCCGGGGTCTTCTTCCCATCACTGGGGATCATGTTGCCGCCGTGGGCGGCCGGTGCATGCATGGCCATGTCATCTGTTAGTGTTGTATGCTCTTCTTTGCTCCTTAGGAGATACAGAAAACCCAGACTTACGGCCATACTGGAAATAGTTGTAGAGtag